In one window of Caballeronia sp. TF1N1 DNA:
- a CDS encoding glycosyltransferase: MTHVHVHLFHGADPRHYRSGDEIGCLYGYHHAESPEFVLSYSRDAAEGKPMRILRRALKTIVGFDFIHTWRNRDDILSSDVVWTHTEHEHLSVALLLLLKGRRKESPGSPLLLAQSIWLLDKWAGYGALRRWVYRKLIDRADILTTHSSVNAALVREYFDREATQVFYGLNMQDFTVQAPREWTPHAPVRIGAIGNDRDRDWPTLAAAFRNDARYEVRIATRRRVPAALRASNVHVAPAIGLKAAREVYDWADVIVVPLRANTHASGLTVLLEAIALGKPVIVTDVGGLRDYFGAGHVAYVPAHDSAAMRRALDEMRSNPALALHRAQAALRHFIEQDYTTREFALQHVRITREALRPSFGRNMHTRSQPTHRTS; the protein is encoded by the coding sequence ATGACTCACGTGCACGTGCATCTCTTTCATGGCGCGGACCCACGGCATTACCGTTCCGGCGATGAGATCGGCTGCCTCTACGGCTATCACCATGCCGAATCGCCGGAGTTCGTGCTTTCCTATTCACGCGATGCCGCCGAAGGTAAGCCGATGCGCATCTTGCGGCGCGCGCTTAAGACGATCGTAGGGTTCGACTTCATTCATACGTGGCGCAATCGCGATGACATCTTGTCCTCGGATGTCGTGTGGACGCATACGGAGCACGAGCATCTTTCGGTCGCGCTGTTGCTGCTTCTCAAGGGCCGGCGCAAGGAATCGCCAGGCTCGCCGCTCTTGCTCGCGCAGTCGATCTGGTTGCTCGACAAGTGGGCGGGTTATGGCGCGTTACGTCGCTGGGTGTATCGCAAGCTGATCGACCGGGCCGATATTCTCACCACGCATTCCAGCGTGAATGCAGCGCTGGTGCGCGAATACTTCGACCGTGAAGCGACCCAAGTCTTCTATGGTCTGAACATGCAGGACTTCACGGTGCAAGCGCCGCGCGAATGGACGCCGCACGCGCCGGTGCGCATCGGCGCAATTGGCAATGACCGTGACCGCGACTGGCCGACGCTTGCCGCCGCGTTTCGCAACGACGCGCGCTACGAAGTGCGAATTGCAACGCGTCGCCGGGTGCCGGCGGCCTTGCGCGCATCGAATGTTCATGTGGCGCCTGCAATCGGTCTCAAGGCCGCGCGCGAGGTCTACGATTGGGCCGACGTGATCGTCGTGCCATTGCGCGCAAATACGCATGCCTCGGGGCTGACGGTGCTGCTCGAAGCCATCGCGCTTGGCAAGCCCGTGATCGTCACCGATGTCGGTGGCCTGCGCGACTACTTCGGCGCAGGACATGTCGCCTATGTGCCCGCGCACGATTCCGCCGCCATGCGCCGCGCGCTCGATGAAATGCGCTCGAACCCGGCGCTTGCGCTTCATCGCGCACAAGCGGCGCTGCGGCATTTCATCGAGCAGGACTACACCACGCGGGAATTCGCGCTGCAGCACGTGAGGATTACGCGCGAGGCGCTGCGTCCTTCGTTCGGACGCAACATGCATACGCGTTCACAACCGACGCACCGCACGAGTTGA
- a CDS encoding glucose-6-phosphate isomerase, whose amino-acid sequence MTAPTLPHSPRAPRNLAGRIGKVGEDSTHTRKGAPEWTAQAIVWGLTTLLVLAKQGTVLTLAFPLMATLAALWLYFKSPARYVGFMWWVWFLSPEVRRLADWGKGGFTPTSLIQIAPLVVTMICGITLLRQYRVLAQRRGLPVLLMLLGIAYAYLIGVAASGPMAATYDLANWLYPVLIGFHILVNAHEYPKYRKVMLDTFVWGLFIMGAYGIVQFFVMPPWDAMWMIGSQMNSQGEPVPLGVRVFSTMNSSGPFALVVMAALTFVMAGTQRIKWIAGGLGFVSFGLSLVRSAWGGWIISMVLQLIKASNRVRLRILLGAIVLVGISIPLMTVGPIADRLGTRLQTMTNLSDDSSYAARNEFYANFMVTAFTDVTGEGFGATGTSTKLASANGDLGKYGSFDSGLMNVPFVLGWPGGLMYVAGVGLLLVRALRASFSLRDDKFAQACLSLSFSMVGILVFANTFVSTGGSLLFMSLFSIIAARHHAKLTRRRATFSPSITRSSR is encoded by the coding sequence ATGACCGCGCCCACGCTTCCTCATTCCCCACGCGCGCCACGCAATCTCGCCGGTCGCATCGGCAAGGTCGGCGAGGACTCGACGCACACGCGCAAGGGCGCACCGGAGTGGACCGCGCAAGCCATCGTCTGGGGCTTGACGACGCTGCTCGTGCTCGCCAAGCAAGGCACCGTGCTCACGCTCGCCTTCCCGTTGATGGCCACGCTTGCCGCGCTATGGCTCTACTTCAAGAGCCCGGCGCGTTATGTGGGCTTCATGTGGTGGGTCTGGTTCCTGAGCCCCGAAGTGCGGCGTCTCGCGGACTGGGGCAAGGGCGGCTTCACGCCGACGAGTCTCATCCAGATTGCGCCACTCGTCGTCACGATGATCTGCGGCATCACCCTCTTGCGGCAATATCGCGTGCTTGCGCAACGGCGCGGCCTGCCGGTGCTGCTGATGCTGCTCGGTATCGCGTATGCGTATCTCATCGGCGTGGCCGCGAGCGGGCCGATGGCCGCCACTTACGACCTCGCGAACTGGCTTTATCCGGTGCTGATCGGCTTTCACATTCTCGTGAATGCGCACGAGTATCCGAAATATCGCAAGGTCATGCTCGATACGTTCGTGTGGGGCCTCTTCATCATGGGCGCATACGGCATCGTGCAATTCTTCGTCATGCCGCCGTGGGACGCCATGTGGATGATCGGCTCGCAGATGAACTCGCAAGGCGAGCCGGTGCCGCTCGGCGTGCGTGTATTCAGCACGATGAACTCGTCAGGGCCATTTGCGCTCGTGGTCATGGCCGCGCTGACCTTCGTGATGGCGGGCACGCAGCGCATCAAATGGATTGCTGGCGGTCTCGGCTTCGTATCGTTCGGTCTTTCGCTCGTGCGCTCGGCGTGGGGCGGATGGATCATCTCGATGGTGTTGCAGCTCATCAAGGCAAGCAACCGCGTGCGCTTGCGGATACTGCTTGGCGCTATCGTGCTCGTCGGGATCTCGATCCCTTTGATGACCGTCGGGCCGATTGCCGACCGTCTGGGCACGCGTCTCCAGACCATGACCAACCTGAGCGACGACAGCAGCTACGCGGCACGCAACGAGTTCTATGCGAACTTCATGGTCACCGCCTTCACCGATGTCACCGGCGAAGGTTTTGGCGCTACCGGAACCTCGACGAAACTCGCGAGTGCAAACGGTGATCTTGGCAAATACGGCAGCTTCGATAGCGGCCTCATGAACGTGCCGTTCGTGCTCGGCTGGCCCGGCGGATTGATGTATGTCGCGGGCGTGGGCCTCTTGCTCGTGCGTGCGTTACGCGCTTCATTTTCCCTGCGCGACGACAAGTTCGCGCAAGCGTGCCTGAGTCTTTCATTTTCGATGGTCGGCATTCTCGTGTTCGCTAACACCTTCGTCAGTACGGGCGGATCGTTGCTGTTCATGAGCCTCTTTTCGATCATCGCCGCGCGCCATCATGCCAAGCTCACGCGCCGGCGCGCCACGTTTTCTCCTTCCATCACGAGGTCAAGCCGATGA
- a CDS encoding glycosyltransferase family 4 protein → MKIAIVTHVVRHNDGQGRVNYEIARAALAEGHDVTLIASHVAPELLQNPRLRWVRVTAGRYWPTRLLKQQVFAIKSAWWLRTHRDEYDVLHVNGFITWAKADVNTAHFVHGGWTRSPYYPFRLSGGVWSAYQVIYSRMNAWLEGWAYRRSRVIAAVSEKVAEEIRAGGIERNRVEVVYNGVDTAAFSHASKNRSMFDLPDDACLLLFVGDLRTPRKNLQTVLQALVGLPRSVQLVVAGYLPGSPYPEQARILGIADRVHFLGLVKDMPTLMHSVDVFVFPSRYEAMSLSLLEALAAGLPVVTAQTAGGAEIIGDTCGIVLDDPDDELALARAIDTLAHSPARRAEMGEAATQLATNFNWARMARRYLDLYRSFAQRERSPAPLAATSAQTGV, encoded by the coding sequence ATGAAGATCGCGATCGTCACGCACGTCGTGCGTCATAACGACGGCCAGGGGCGCGTCAACTACGAGATTGCACGCGCGGCGCTCGCGGAAGGGCATGACGTGACGCTGATTGCGTCGCATGTCGCGCCCGAACTGCTGCAAAACCCGCGATTGCGCTGGGTGCGCGTGACAGCGGGCCGCTACTGGCCGACGCGGCTGCTCAAGCAACAGGTCTTCGCCATCAAGAGCGCCTGGTGGTTGCGCACGCACCGCGATGAATACGATGTCCTGCACGTGAATGGCTTCATCACGTGGGCGAAGGCCGACGTGAACACCGCGCACTTCGTGCATGGCGGCTGGACGCGTAGCCCGTATTATCCGTTTCGCTTGAGCGGAGGTGTCTGGTCGGCGTATCAGGTGATCTATAGCCGCATGAATGCGTGGCTCGAAGGATGGGCTTATCGACGCTCGCGTGTGATCGCGGCGGTATCGGAGAAAGTGGCCGAGGAGATACGCGCGGGCGGTATAGAGCGAAATCGTGTCGAAGTGGTTTATAACGGCGTGGACACGGCCGCGTTCTCGCATGCGAGCAAGAACCGCTCGATGTTCGATCTCCCCGATGACGCGTGCCTGTTGCTCTTCGTCGGCGACTTGCGCACGCCGCGCAAAAACCTTCAAACGGTGCTGCAAGCGCTGGTGGGTCTGCCGCGTAGCGTGCAACTCGTCGTGGCGGGTTATCTGCCGGGCAGTCCTTATCCGGAGCAGGCACGCATTCTCGGCATTGCGGACCGCGTGCATTTTCTCGGGCTCGTCAAGGACATGCCGACCTTGATGCATTCCGTCGATGTCTTCGTGTTTCCCTCGCGTTACGAAGCCATGAGTCTTTCGCTGCTCGAAGCGCTTGCAGCGGGTCTTCCCGTGGTGACGGCGCAAACGGCTGGTGGCGCGGAGATCATAGGCGACACGTGCGGCATCGTGCTCGACGATCCCGACGATGAACTGGCACTCGCACGCGCCATCGATACGTTGGCGCATTCGCCCGCACGTCGCGCCGAAATGGGCGAAGCGGCGACGCAACTCGCGACCAATTTCAACTGGGCGCGCATGGCGCGTCGTTACCTCGACCTTTATCGCAGCTTCGCGCAGCGTGAGCGTTCACCCGCCCCGCTTGCTGCAACCTCCGCGCAAACAGGCGTCTGA
- a CDS encoding glycosyltransferase family 4 protein, with protein sequence MSTHTIKSLQIGMHWFPERAGGLDRMYYTLVGALPAAGVDVRGVVAGSPRVAVDTGGAIRGFGPAAQSLPRRLMNARNALRDTLKSERPDVVSSHFALYTFPGLDVTRGIAQVSHFQGPWADESHVEGADSFGQRAKFMLERRVYARSSRLIVLSEAFGQILSTRYGVPEERIRVVPGCVDVAQFDLKMTRTEARRRLQLPVGRPIVLAVRRLVRRMGLESLIDAMTRVKAKIPDVLLLIAGKGRLADELQQRIDAAGLQDSVRLLGFVPDEQLAALYSSADVSIVPTVALEGFGLITVESLASGTPVLVTPVGGLPEAVRGLSEDLVLASTGADAIADGLIAAFDGSLDLPNEADCRRYAWEHFDRGVIARRVAAVYEEAIEAGPVH encoded by the coding sequence ATGAGCACGCACACTATCAAGTCCCTGCAAATCGGTATGCATTGGTTCCCCGAGCGCGCGGGCGGACTCGATCGCATGTATTACACGCTGGTCGGTGCGCTGCCTGCGGCGGGCGTCGATGTGCGCGGCGTGGTCGCGGGCTCGCCTCGCGTGGCTGTCGATACGGGCGGCGCGATTCGCGGCTTCGGTCCCGCCGCGCAGTCGTTGCCGCGACGCCTGATGAATGCACGCAACGCATTGCGCGACACCTTGAAGAGTGAGCGTCCCGATGTCGTCTCCTCGCACTTCGCGCTTTATACGTTTCCTGGTCTCGATGTGACGCGCGGCATCGCGCAGGTATCGCATTTTCAGGGGCCTTGGGCGGATGAGAGTCATGTGGAAGGCGCCGACTCGTTCGGGCAGCGCGCGAAGTTCATGCTGGAGCGGCGCGTGTATGCGCGTTCTTCGCGGCTGATCGTCTTGTCGGAAGCGTTCGGGCAGATTTTGAGCACGCGCTATGGCGTGCCGGAAGAGCGCATTCGCGTGGTGCCGGGCTGCGTGGACGTCGCGCAATTCGACCTGAAGATGACGCGCACCGAAGCGCGCAGGCGTCTGCAATTGCCGGTGGGAAGACCGATCGTGCTCGCGGTGCGGCGGCTCGTGCGGCGCATGGGACTCGAATCGCTGATCGACGCGATGACGCGCGTGAAAGCCAAGATCCCCGATGTGCTACTGCTGATCGCGGGCAAAGGCAGGCTTGCGGACGAGTTGCAGCAGCGTATCGATGCAGCGGGCTTGCAGGATAGCGTGCGCCTGCTCGGCTTCGTGCCCGATGAGCAGCTCGCCGCGCTTTATAGTTCCGCCGATGTGAGTATCGTGCCGACAGTCGCGCTGGAAGGCTTTGGCTTGATTACCGTGGAATCCCTGGCTTCGGGAACGCCGGTGCTGGTTACGCCGGTTGGTGGCTTGCCAGAAGCGGTACGTGGACTATCCGAGGACCTCGTGCTGGCATCGACCGGCGCGGATGCTATCGCCGATGGACTGATCGCCGCGTTCGATGGATCGCTCGATCTCCCGAACGAGGCGGATTGCAGGCGTTACGCGTGGGAACATTTCGATCGCGGCGTGATTGCGCGGCGCGTGGCTGCGGTTTATGAGGAAGCGATTGAAGCGGGACCGGTGCATTGA
- a CDS encoding GDP-mannose 4,6-dehydratase encodes MPRRALITGLSGFTGRHMAAHLMNAGYDVWGTTSASPEADVPNVVGLPVDLLDADALKSFVADARPDVVVHLAGAAHVTGNTPSTTYLVNIVGTRNLLAALATLDRKPRAVLLASTANVYGNAAVEVIDEDVDIKPANDYAVSKLAMEQASRLWMDRLPIFFVRPFNYTGVGQSEDYVLPKIVGHYARHEARISLGNLNVSRDFSDVRDVVAAYAKLLEAAPAGETFNICSGRSHSLGEVLEMLARIAGYKIDVFVDPRFLRRNEIARLVGSNRKLRRVIGQVPATPIDCTLEWMYEYMSARVAV; translated from the coding sequence ATGCCTCGTCGCGCACTCATAACCGGGCTCTCCGGCTTCACGGGCCGCCACATGGCGGCGCATTTGATGAACGCAGGCTACGACGTCTGGGGCACCACGTCCGCTTCGCCGGAAGCCGATGTGCCCAATGTCGTCGGCCTGCCCGTCGATCTGCTCGACGCTGACGCCCTCAAGTCATTCGTCGCCGATGCGCGGCCCGATGTCGTCGTGCACCTGGCGGGCGCGGCGCATGTCACGGGCAACACGCCGAGCACGACTTATCTCGTGAATATCGTCGGCACGCGTAACCTGCTTGCCGCGCTCGCCACGCTCGACCGCAAGCCGCGCGCGGTCTTGCTTGCAAGTACGGCCAATGTGTACGGCAACGCAGCGGTGGAAGTGATCGATGAAGATGTCGATATCAAGCCCGCCAACGACTATGCGGTCAGCAAGCTCGCGATGGAACAGGCATCGCGGCTATGGATGGACCGGTTGCCGATCTTCTTCGTGCGGCCGTTCAACTATACAGGCGTGGGACAAAGCGAAGACTATGTGTTGCCGAAGATCGTCGGGCACTACGCACGGCATGAAGCGCGCATCTCGCTCGGCAATCTGAATGTGTCGCGCGACTTCTCCGATGTACGGGACGTGGTGGCCGCCTATGCGAAATTGCTCGAAGCGGCGCCTGCGGGTGAGACGTTCAACATCTGCTCCGGGCGTAGTCATTCGCTTGGCGAGGTGCTTGAAATGCTTGCGCGCATAGCCGGCTACAAGATCGATGTATTCGTCGATCCGCGTTTCTTGAGACGCAATGAGATCGCGCGGCTCGTCGGGTCCAATCGCAAGTTGCGGCGGGTGATCGGGCAAGTGCCGGCTACACCGATCGATTGCACGTTGGAGTGGATGTACGAGTATATGAGCGCGCGAGTAGCGGTCTGA
- the gmd gene encoding GDP-mannose 4,6-dehydratase, whose amino-acid sequence MATQNKAIITGVSGQDGAYLAKLLLDKGYEVVGTYRRTSSVNFWRIAELGIDRHPKLKLVEHDLTDLGSNLRLLESAEASELYNLAAQSFVGVSFDQPSTTAGVTGLGALNLLEAVRVIDPTIRYYQASTSEMFGKVQAIPQSEETPFYPRSPYGVAKLFAHWTTINYRESYNIFGCSGILFNHESPLRGREFVTRKITDTVAKIKLGKEELLELGNLDAKRDWGFAAEYVEGMWRMLQASEPDTYVLATNRTETVRDFVRMAFAAAGYQLEWAGKGERERGIDISTGRTLVRVNPKFYRPAEVDLLIGSADKAREKLGWHPTTTLEALCQMMVEADLKRNELQPTF is encoded by the coding sequence ATGGCCACGCAGAACAAGGCGATCATCACCGGAGTATCGGGGCAGGACGGCGCGTATCTTGCCAAGCTGCTGCTCGACAAAGGTTACGAAGTGGTCGGTACGTATCGGCGCACGAGCTCGGTGAATTTCTGGCGTATCGCGGAACTCGGTATAGACCGGCATCCGAAGCTCAAGCTGGTTGAGCACGATCTGACCGATCTTGGTTCGAACCTGCGTCTGCTCGAATCCGCCGAAGCAAGCGAGCTCTATAACCTCGCGGCGCAAAGCTTCGTGGGCGTCTCCTTCGATCAGCCTTCGACGACCGCGGGCGTCACGGGCTTAGGCGCACTCAATCTGCTCGAAGCCGTGCGCGTGATCGATCCGACGATCCGCTATTACCAGGCATCGACATCGGAGATGTTCGGCAAGGTGCAGGCGATTCCGCAATCGGAGGAGACGCCCTTTTATCCGCGTAGCCCATATGGTGTGGCCAAGCTGTTCGCTCATTGGACGACGATCAATTATCGCGAGTCGTACAACATCTTCGGATGCAGCGGCATCTTGTTCAATCACGAATCGCCGTTGCGTGGCCGTGAATTCGTCACGCGCAAGATCACGGATACGGTTGCAAAAATAAAGCTCGGCAAGGAAGAGTTGCTCGAGCTTGGCAATCTCGACGCAAAGCGCGACTGGGGCTTTGCCGCCGAATACGTGGAAGGCATGTGGCGCATGCTGCAGGCGAGCGAGCCCGATACTTATGTGCTCGCCACCAATCGCACGGAGACGGTACGCGACTTCGTGCGCATGGCATTTGCCGCAGCGGGTTATCAACTTGAATGGGCCGGTAAAGGCGAGCGCGAACGCGGTATCGACATATCGACGGGACGTACGCTGGTGCGCGTGAACCCGAAGTTCTATCGTCCGGCGGAAGTGGATTTGTTGATTGGCAGCGCGGACAAGGCACGCGAAAAGCTGGGCTGGCATCCCACGACCACGCTCGAAGCGCTCTGCCAGATGATGGTGGAAGCGGACCTGAAGCGTAACGAATTGCAGCCTACCTTCTGA